A single Nomascus leucogenys isolate Asia chromosome 14, Asia_NLE_v1, whole genome shotgun sequence DNA region contains:
- the CHCHD5 gene encoding coiled-coil-helix-coiled-coil-helix domain-containing protein 5 isoform X2, translated as MQAALEVTARYCGRELEQYGQCVAAKPESWQRDCHYLKMSIAQCTSSHPIIRQIRQACAQPFEAFEECLRQNEAAVGNCAEHMRRFLQCAEQVQLPRSPTTVEAQPLPAS; from the exons GCAGGCAGCCCTGGAGGTCACCGCTCGCTACTGTGGCCGGGAGCTGGAGCAGTATGGCCAGTGTGTGGCGGCCAAGCCGGAATCCTGGCAGCGGGACTGTCACTACCTTAAGATGAGCATTGCCCAATGCACGTCCTCCCA TCCAATCATCCGCCAGATCCGCCAGGCCTGTGCTCAGCCTTTCGAGGCCTTCGAGGAGTGTCTTCGACAGAACGAGGCAGCTGTGGGCAACTGTGCGGAGCATATGCGCCGCTTCCTGCAGTGCGCTGAGCAGGTGCAGCTGCCACGCTCACCTACAACTGTGGAG GCACAGCCACTTCCTGCCTCCTGA
- the CHCHD5 gene encoding coiled-coil-helix-coiled-coil-helix domain-containing protein 5 isoform X1 produces the protein MQAALEVTARYCGRELEQYGQCVAAKPESWQRDCHYLKMSIAQCTSSHPIIRQIRQACAQPFEAFEECLRQNEAAVGNCAEHMRRFLQCAEQVQLPRSPTTVEVRGAHLSSSLFSVTSPSSFWLFRVKTLESSSAPPHHHTGLCHASRIQNIITSCPI, from the exons GCAGGCAGCCCTGGAGGTCACCGCTCGCTACTGTGGCCGGGAGCTGGAGCAGTATGGCCAGTGTGTGGCGGCCAAGCCGGAATCCTGGCAGCGGGACTGTCACTACCTTAAGATGAGCATTGCCCAATGCACGTCCTCCCA TCCAATCATCCGCCAGATCCGCCAGGCCTGTGCTCAGCCTTTCGAGGCCTTCGAGGAGTGTCTTCGACAGAACGAGGCAGCTGTGGGCAACTGTGCGGAGCATATGCGCCGCTTCCTGCAGTGCGCTGAGCAGGTGCAGCTGCCACGCTCACCTACAACTGTGGAGGTAAGAGGGGCTCACCTCAGTTCATCTCTTTTCTCCGTAACATCCCCTTCATCCTTCTGGTTGTTCAGGGTAAAGACTTTGGAGTCAtcctcagccccaccccaccatCACACGGGCCTTTGCCATGCATCCAGAATCCAGAACATCATCACTTCTTGCCCCATATAG